One Euphorbia lathyris chromosome 1, ddEupLath1.1, whole genome shotgun sequence DNA segment encodes these proteins:
- the LOC136211120 gene encoding uncharacterized protein, with amino-acid sequence MLRSRVAIAYREGDHVVYIPYRVFVQDREAKALARRKRRLAEATSSAGANPSVGASLSVEATCTALVSVPPDPVSEDLTLNRKRKNNADVESSRPKKKNTLVILPVGGTPVSSPSKENYCTPIHEPIPDMSGWWTRTFGKAVSFSCKDIVSSIGNVLGRLPSTSRIREKVPLPTAMEGIEKRAIEIINFAEGALCRDAERARELEHLGIELATQKLLLDDAQN; translated from the exons atgTTAAGGAGCCGAGTGGCGATTGCCTATCGCGAGGGAGATcatgttgtctatatcccttatcgcgttttcgtacaag atcgagaGGCGAAAGCTTTGGCGAGGAGGAAGAGACGGCTGGCGGAAGCGACCTCTTCCGCAGGGGCGAATCCATCTGTGGGGGCGTCTCTTTCTGTCGAGGCGACTTGTACTGCTCTTGTttccgtgccaccggaccccgTTTCTGAGGACCTTACATTAAATCGGAAACGGAAGAACAATGCGGATGTAGAGTCTTCCCGCCCTAAGAAGAAAAACACTTTAGTGATCTTGCCTGTTGGAGGTACGCCAGTATCCTCCCCATCAAAGGAAAATTACTGCACTCCCATCCACGAG ccaatccccgatatgagcggatggtggactagaacCTTTGGTAAGGCTGTGAGCTTTTCttgtaaggacattgtttcttctatAGGCAATGTCCTTGGACGACTCCCATCTACCTCTCGCATCCGCGAAAAGGTTCCGCTTCCAACTGCCATGGAGGGAATTGAGAAGCGTGCCATAGAG attatcaatttcgctgagggtgCCCTCTGTAGGGATGCTGAAAGGGCGAGAGAGCTGGAACACCTTGGTAtcgaattggcgactcagaagttgCTTCTCGATGACGCTCAAAACTAA
- the LOC136211121 gene encoding uncharacterized protein encodes MHTNGSSHILISQHFESRPLVIEPYISSIDAVVAAWLPGSEGQGVSDVIFGDYEISGKLSRTWFKNVDQLPMNVNDSHYDPLFPFGFRLKTGSATPGVSARSTFGGVYGRLYMVSAMAFVIFSLGYFLT; translated from the exons ATGCACACAAATGGCTCCTCACACATTTTGATTTCTCAACACTTTGAGTCAAG GCCTCTTGTGATCGAACCATACATTTCCTCCATTGATGCGGTAGTGGCTGCATGGTTACCCGGCAGTGAGGGCCAAGGTGTGAGTGATGTCATTTTTGGAGATTATGAAATTAGTGGAAAACTTTCAAGAACATGGTTCAAAAACGTAGATCAACTACCGATGAATGTTAATGATTCACACTATGATCCACTGTTCCCATTCGGGTTTAGACTTAAGACAGGGTCGGCCACTCCAGGTGTTTCAGCAAG GTCAACATTTGGTGGTGTTTATGGGAGGCTATATATGGTTTCTGCTATGGCTTTTGTTATATTTAGCTTAGGATATTTTTTAACTTGA
- the LOC136216078 gene encoding uncharacterized protein has translation MNLPSSLYATFDFYFDDVELEDEMSHNDFINLVQTLGQIEHVEKLEIGRWLIQILSTFEHEDCIDDLPDSDIHRIVSFLPLTKDAFEKDLYKTCPFKWTDDPILNFVSNEKFVVDSKGIPLMYLDPRLSLWIRFAAIKAVKELILDCDCTNMQFRREYLLPQFVFKNSSLVKMKLCACDFLPDGKVNWESLKCLQLDHSELGKIRLVFAGCDLLENVRVKF, from the exons ATGAATTTGCCTTCTTCACTCTATGCTACTTTTGATTTCTACTTCGACGATGTGGAGCTTGAAGACGAAATGAGTCACAATGACTTCATAAATTTGGTACAAACTCTTGGGCAGATTGAGCATGTTGAGAAGCTAGAAATTGGGCGTTGGTTGATTCAG ATTCTATCAACCTTCGAGCATGAAGACTGCATAGATGACTTGCCAGATTCTGACATCCACCGGATCGTCTCTTTTTTGCCATTAACAAAAGACGCATTTGAGAAGGACCTTTACAAGACGTGTCCATTTAAATGGACTGATGACCCAATCCTCAATTTTGTTTCCAATG AGAAATTTGTTGTTGACTCGAAAGGTATCCCTTTGATGTACCTGGATCCTAGATTGTCCTTGTGGATTCGCTTTGCTGCCATCAAAGCTGTAAAGGAGCTCATTTTGGATTGTGATTGTACTAACATGCAATTTAGAAGGGAGTACTTATTGCCACAATTTGTTTTCAAGAATTCTTCATTGGTTAAAATGAAGCTATGTGCATGTGATTTTTTGCCGGATGGGAAAGTAAATTGGGAATCTCTTAAGTGTTTGCAGTTGGATCATTCTGAGTTGGGTAAAATAAGGTTAGTGTTTGCCGGATGTGATTTACTTGaaaacgttagagttaaattttgA
- the LOC136219667 gene encoding uncharacterized protein has product MESSYDDDGYGRKAMTDVSLQELRDRLAEFAQVRGWEQYHSPRDLLLALVGGVGELSEIFQWKGEVEKGLPKWIIASAYCLTASDICATLLN; this is encoded by the exons atggagaGTTCATATGATGATGATGGGTATGGAAGAAAAGCTATGACTGATGTTTCTCTTCAAGAACTGAGAGATAGGCTTGCGGAGTTTGCTCAAGTTAGAGGGTGGGAGCAGTATCATAGTCCTAGAGATCTCCTTTTAGCACTT GTAGGAGGAGTAGGAGAGCTGTCAGAAATATTTCAATGGAAAGGAGAGGTAGAAAAAGGGTTACCGAAATGGATCATTGCATCAGCATATTGCCTAACAGCTTCGGATATATGTGCAACCTTATTGAATTAA